A genome region from Solanum pennellii chromosome 12, SPENNV200 includes the following:
- the LOC107005224 gene encoding delta(12)-fatty-acid desaturase FAD2-like — MGGGGNSMYNPTTKNRVPSSKPPFTIGDIKKAIPPHCFQRSLVRSSSYLIYDLILVFIFYYIASTYFHVLPKPYYSYLAWPIYWIVQGCVCTALWVIAHECGHQSFSDYQWINDTIGFILHSSLLTPYFSWKYSHRRHHSNTNSLEHDENHVPKLEVKLKWYTKLYVNNPLGRLLLIVFTLTAGLPLYYAINIAGRPYDRFASHFDPYSPIYNDRERIQIYISDAGVIATIYLLYRVALTQGLTWVICIYGVPLVIVNGFIVLITLLHHTHASLPHYDSSEWSWLKGALATVDRDYGVLNKVFHHIVDTHVLHHLFSSIPHYHAVEATKAIKPLLGEYYQFDATPFYKAIWRDFNECQYVEKDEASQHQGIFWYTNYNT; from the coding sequence ATGGGAGGTGGTGGTAATTCTATGTATAATCCAACAACTAAAAATCGAGTTCCAAGTTCAAAGCCCCCTTTTACAATTGGTGATATCAAGAAGGCTATCCCTCCTCATTGCTTTCAACGCTCTCTCGTTCGCTCCTCTTCCTATCTTATTTACGATCTCATACTTGTCTTCATTTTCTATTACATCGCCTCCACTTACTTCCACGTCCTTCCAAAACCGTATTATTCATACCTAGCATGGCCTATTTATTGGATCGTTCAAGGATGTGTTTGCACCGCACTATGGGTCATTGCCCATGAATGTGGCCACCAATCCTTTAGTGATTACCAATGGATAAATGACACTATCGGTTTTATCCTCCACTCTTCACTTTTAACACCATACTTCTCATGGAAATATAGTCATCGTCGTCATCACTCCAATACTAATTCCCTTGAGCATGATGAAAATCATGTGCCCAAACTTGAAGTCAAACTAAAATGGTACACTAAATTATACGTGAATAATCCGCTTGGACGATTATTATTAATTGTCTTCACACTCACTGCTGGCTTACCTTTATACTATGCCATCAATATAGCCGGTAGACCTTATGATCGTTTTGCAAGTCATTTTGATCCATATAGCCCTATTTACAATGACCGTGAGAGAATACAAATTTACATCTCAGATGCAGGTGTGATTGcaactatttatttattatatcgCGTTGCTCTAACACAAGGCCTAACTTGGGTTATATGCATCTATGGAGTACCCCTTGTAATTGTGAATGGATTCATAGTGTTAATAACTTTACTACATCACACTCATGCTTCATTGCCACATTATGATTCATCAGAGTGGAGTTGGCTAAAAGGAGCTCTAGCTACGGTAGATAGAGACTATGGTGTTCTAAATAAAGTGTTTCATCATATCGTAGATACACACGTTCTACATCATCTATTTTCAAGTATACCACATTATCATGCTGTCGAGGCAACCAAGGCCATCAAGCCGTTACTAGGAGAATACTACCAATTTGATGCAACTCCATTTTACAAAGCAATATGGAGGGATTTTAATGAGTGTCAATATGTGGAGAAAGATGAAGCATCTCAACATCAGGGTATTTTCTGGTATACAAATTACAACACATAA